Proteins from a genomic interval of Candidatus Binatia bacterium:
- a CDS encoding NUDIX hydrolase, with protein sequence MPARPPARFCIRCGTRMRRMREHGVMRPTCPACGFIAYRNPAPACGVLLQRGGQVLLARRGHEPRKDAWGIPAGFMEYGEHPETTAVREALEETGLRIRLTGLFGVYAGRDDPRTRAVLILYHGKIVGGRLEAGDDASELGWFALDRLPRPMAFRAHREALRDLRRDNQRKAKA encoded by the coding sequence ATGCCGGCCCGTCCGCCGGCGCGCTTCTGCATCCGCTGCGGCACGCGGATGCGGCGGATGCGCGAGCACGGGGTGATGCGTCCGACCTGTCCGGCGTGCGGCTTCATCGCCTACCGGAATCCGGCGCCCGCGTGCGGGGTGCTCCTGCAGCGCGGCGGGCAGGTCCTGCTCGCGCGGCGCGGGCACGAGCCGCGCAAGGACGCCTGGGGGATTCCGGCCGGCTTCATGGAGTACGGCGAGCATCCGGAGACGACGGCGGTCCGCGAGGCGCTGGAGGAGACGGGGCTGCGGATCCGCCTCACCGGTCTCTTCGGGGTCTACGCCGGACGGGACGATCCGAGGACGCGCGCGGTGCTGATCCTCTACCACGGGAAGATCGTGGGAGGGCGGCTCGAGGCGGGCGACGACGCGAGCGAGCTGGGCTGGTTCGCGCTGGACCGTCTCCCGCGGCCGATGGCGTTCCGCGCGCACCGCGAGGCGCTGCGCGACCTCCGCCGCGACAACCAGAGGAAAGCGAAAGCATGA
- a CDS encoding metallophosphoesterase, producing MSVRVLHLADLHLGAAFPSLGERAEERTRDVLSAFQRAVEFAASAEKPVDLVVIAGDLFDTHDPADGLVFEVESALERLTRAGLPVLIAPGTHDACGYRRSVYRRMRLPEGAHLFLSPTFEPGPRHSVRGESVQTYGIAFDGAVCARPLSEFRPEELADFHLGVAHGALQDSPTWKIRPQDMPITRTEIGACGLHYLALGHFHNFAEVREGGCVAVYPGTLEGRKFGENGPRYLIVATLGREAVSIERTPWNARTVTEAVVDFQIAEIREARQLEERVAAFAGDREIVRVRLTGPAEFVFDAERLLARLKPRFFHLELDDRTYLVNARLLERYREEATVRGVFVRRMLERIEQAGTAEAKETATLALRVGLAEFQNPRHAP from the coding sequence ATGAGCGTACGGGTTCTCCATCTGGCCGACCTGCACCTTGGGGCCGCCTTCCCCTCGCTGGGGGAGCGTGCCGAGGAGCGCACGCGCGACGTGCTCTCGGCGTTCCAGCGCGCCGTGGAGTTCGCCGCCTCCGCCGAGAAGCCGGTGGACCTGGTCGTCATCGCCGGAGACCTCTTCGACACCCACGATCCCGCCGACGGCCTCGTCTTCGAGGTCGAGTCCGCCCTGGAGCGGTTGACGCGGGCGGGGCTCCCGGTGCTGATCGCGCCCGGCACCCACGACGCGTGCGGCTACCGCCGCTCGGTCTACCGCCGCATGCGCCTCCCCGAGGGGGCGCACCTGTTCCTCTCCCCGACGTTCGAGCCGGGTCCGCGGCATTCGGTGCGGGGCGAGTCGGTGCAGACCTACGGCATCGCGTTCGACGGGGCCGTCTGCGCCCGACCGCTCTCCGAATTCCGTCCCGAAGAGCTCGCCGACTTCCATCTCGGCGTCGCGCACGGGGCCCTGCAAGATTCGCCCACCTGGAAGATCCGCCCCCAGGACATGCCGATCACGCGCACCGAGATCGGCGCCTGCGGCCTCCACTACCTGGCGCTCGGGCATTTCCACAATTTCGCCGAGGTGCGCGAGGGGGGCTGCGTCGCCGTCTACCCGGGCACCCTGGAGGGGCGCAAGTTCGGCGAGAACGGTCCCCGCTACCTGATCGTGGCCACCCTCGGCCGGGAGGCGGTCTCGATCGAGCGCACGCCCTGGAACGCGCGCACCGTGACCGAGGCGGTCGTGGACTTCCAGATCGCCGAGATCCGGGAGGCGCGCCAGCTGGAGGAGCGGGTGGCGGCGTTCGCCGGGGACCGCGAGATCGTGCGCGTCCGGCTCACCGGCCCTGCGGAGTTCGTCTTCGACGCCGAGCGCCTCCTGGCGCGGCTCAAGCCCCGGTTCTTCCACCTCGAGCTGGACGACCGGACCTATCTCGTCAACGCCCGCCTTCTCGAGCGCTATCGCGAGGAGGCCACCGTGCGCGGCGTGTTCGTGCGGCGGATGCTCGAGCGGATCGAGCAGGCCGGCACCGCCGAGGCCAAGGAGACCGCCACGCTGGCGCTCCGGGTCGGTCTCGCCGAGTTCCAGAACCCCCGCCATGCGCCTTGA
- a CDS encoding AAA family ATPase: MRLERVTVEGFGPLSNYDAVLEPKRLNLIIGPNESGKSTFAGAIVATLFGVSTLETEELARPWSGGTHAATIVFAAGTGRYRLRRNFQTQEVCVEQLDAEGDESKSVLFQGVANPRGKSPELQQYEELLRGWLGFTEARLFRESSFVYESALETRVSPELRHLVSGAVEADYQQIQEALLERLDFLTREHPYDPRQRKRNNRSIETREDRLEQLRGRRSRSENVLTELKSRTKEREGLESRITELRGELAGKEQLLADLETWVTLREEQRKLMKRVPAVGQELVVARRARGQAEEIDRRISESLAYLANAPDEVEPDLLRLGMLRSQRSRHQKSAETERAKLEGKKQGSPALAIVLAVVGAAAAGGGVYAGLRNPLYAGAAGAVGALAGFAVGRMFGQSAVKTRAVSEAQLKMAEENIRTLSQEIDQIEIRVNPYISGRTLEVVLADVKRFRAANQERREHAAVMQSLPAPERLEAEAKELDEAVAALRTKEKAILRQSPFLAPLKEDPVRAAEAAERLKRETAGLRSKIEISQEGLDSLLRKAGGGEGDAENLETLDEMIADDEADLTRERRQRDALLLALDVLRDSVIAYQQQHVGRLGEVAGATLARLTAGRYRAVTLDSDFTPMLATDGKERVPLEALSRGARDAFYFALRAALAKELAAREPVPLLLDDPIAHLDEERRGTMLAMLEELAREIQVVLLTHDRRVLNQVREAHVLAMGAVAAPASSRKVEARK, from the coding sequence ATGCGCCTTGAACGGGTGACGGTGGAGGGCTTCGGCCCCCTCTCGAACTACGACGCGGTCCTCGAGCCGAAGCGGCTGAATCTCATCATCGGCCCCAACGAGTCGGGCAAGTCCACGTTCGCGGGCGCGATCGTCGCGACCCTGTTCGGCGTTTCCACGCTGGAGACGGAGGAGCTCGCGCGCCCCTGGAGCGGCGGCACGCACGCCGCGACGATCGTCTTCGCCGCGGGCACCGGCCGCTACCGGCTGCGCCGGAACTTCCAGACGCAGGAGGTCTGCGTGGAGCAGCTCGACGCCGAGGGCGACGAGTCGAAGAGCGTCCTCTTCCAGGGCGTCGCCAACCCGCGCGGGAAGAGCCCCGAGCTCCAGCAGTACGAGGAGCTGCTCCGCGGCTGGCTGGGCTTCACCGAGGCCCGCCTCTTCCGCGAGTCCTCCTTCGTCTACGAGAGCGCCCTGGAGACGCGCGTCTCCCCCGAGCTCCGCCACCTGGTGTCGGGCGCCGTGGAGGCGGACTACCAGCAGATCCAGGAGGCGCTGCTGGAGCGCCTGGACTTCCTGACCCGCGAGCATCCGTACGATCCGCGCCAGCGCAAGCGCAACAACCGCTCGATCGAGACCCGCGAGGACCGCCTGGAGCAGCTCCGCGGGCGCCGGTCCCGGTCGGAGAACGTGCTCACCGAGCTCAAGTCGCGGACCAAGGAGCGCGAAGGGCTGGAGTCCCGGATCACCGAGCTCCGGGGCGAGCTGGCGGGCAAGGAACAGCTCCTCGCCGACCTCGAGACCTGGGTGACGCTCCGCGAGGAGCAGCGGAAGCTGATGAAGCGCGTCCCGGCGGTGGGGCAGGAGCTGGTCGTGGCGCGCCGGGCCCGGGGGCAGGCCGAGGAGATCGACCGGAGGATCTCGGAGTCGCTCGCGTACCTGGCGAACGCTCCGGACGAGGTGGAGCCCGACCTCCTCCGGCTGGGGATGCTCCGCTCGCAGCGGTCGCGGCACCAGAAGAGCGCCGAGACCGAGCGGGCGAAGCTGGAGGGCAAGAAGCAGGGCTCGCCGGCGCTCGCGATCGTGCTGGCGGTGGTGGGAGCGGCCGCGGCCGGAGGCGGCGTCTACGCCGGGCTCCGGAATCCGCTCTACGCGGGCGCCGCCGGAGCGGTGGGTGCGCTCGCGGGGTTTGCCGTCGGGCGGATGTTCGGCCAGAGCGCGGTCAAGACGCGCGCCGTGTCCGAGGCCCAGCTGAAGATGGCCGAGGAGAACATCCGAACGCTGAGCCAGGAGATCGATCAGATCGAGATCCGCGTGAATCCCTACATCTCGGGGCGGACGCTCGAAGTGGTGCTGGCCGACGTGAAGCGGTTCCGCGCCGCGAACCAGGAGCGGCGCGAGCACGCCGCCGTCATGCAGTCCCTGCCCGCGCCGGAACGTCTCGAGGCCGAGGCGAAGGAGCTGGACGAGGCGGTGGCGGCCCTGCGCACCAAGGAGAAGGCGATCCTGCGCCAGTCGCCGTTCCTGGCGCCGCTCAAGGAAGACCCGGTTCGCGCGGCCGAAGCCGCGGAGCGGCTGAAGCGCGAGACCGCCGGGCTCCGGTCCAAGATCGAGATCTCGCAGGAGGGGCTGGACAGCCTGTTGCGCAAGGCGGGCGGCGGCGAGGGGGATGCGGAGAACCTCGAGACGCTGGACGAGATGATCGCCGACGACGAGGCGGACCTGACGCGCGAGCGGCGGCAGCGCGACGCGCTCCTCCTGGCGCTCGACGTCCTCCGCGATTCGGTGATCGCCTATCAGCAGCAGCACGTGGGACGCCTGGGCGAGGTGGCGGGCGCCACGCTCGCCCGCCTCACGGCCGGGCGCTATCGCGCCGTGACCCTCGATTCCGACTTCACGCCGATGCTCGCCACCGACGGCAAGGAGCGCGTGCCGCTGGAGGCGCTGAGCCGGGGAGCGCGGGACGCCTTCTACTTCGCGCTCCGCGCCGCCCTCGCCAAGGAGCTGGCCGCTCGCGAGCCCGTGCCGCTCCTCCTGGACGACCCGATCGCGCACCTCGACGAGGAGCGCCGCGGGACGATGCTCGCCATGCTCGAGGAGCTGGCGCGCGAGATCCAGGTGGTGCTCCTGACCCATGACCGCCGCGTCCTGAACCAGGTCCGCGAGGCCCACGTGCTCGCCATGGGCGCCGTAGCAGCCCCGGCATCCTCCCGGAAGGTCGAAGCCCGGAAATAG
- a CDS encoding HEAT repeat domain-containing protein, whose amino-acid sequence MARPTPPPPTPDQKAARIRDQVLALDVKRVADWIQTLIRTVKAMRMYLPNNPTLHKFQGDLEGRTWSVLKEIGDITLTVQQFDFLFENYSVYHNAAREDSLAFRFYADGVREITIKEGLEPPELRGLLDVLKRSTDGPSGQDDVVTLLWERDFRHVEYVYIPLDELIGDASSAPKGREEEEAAGGEPGGGLPWPGSVAAEEEPEAAAPPSSDPVGQAIAPERSDDWASETSVDSAWDEAASVQFRMTDEELATLEAGIREEESRPLGSEVLEIVAAILESEEEPAGFLESAVAFQRFIELAIEEADIGRANALLARLKTIAAKKAERHADFAGIAEQVIREIGRPSFLAQAAPTLNAHPEIDPAVLTNFLIQLGSGAAPAVCDLLGQVNHVKHRRALCEALATSCRDDVEILIGRLGDSRWYVIRNVVYVLGRIAHQGVERALDRALHHEDVRVRKEAVRALGKIESPTSRAYLISAFRDADAGVRVQAAATLAGKRDERAAQSILQVIAAPEFPRRDLGERQAFFEALGRSGSDALVPQLSATLTKGTLFRAGNDEDRYHAALALAWLGTPAALAVLNRELSGKREPVRKAVEAALTVVRNAGMNTVGTARSEEEGE is encoded by the coding sequence ATGGCCCGACCGACCCCGCCCCCTCCGACTCCGGATCAGAAAGCGGCCCGGATCCGCGACCAGGTGCTCGCGCTCGACGTGAAGCGCGTGGCCGACTGGATCCAGACGCTCATCCGCACGGTCAAGGCCATGCGCATGTACCTGCCGAACAATCCCACGCTGCACAAATTCCAGGGGGACCTGGAGGGGCGCACCTGGTCGGTGCTGAAGGAGATCGGGGACATCACGCTCACCGTGCAGCAGTTCGACTTCCTCTTCGAGAACTACTCCGTCTACCACAACGCCGCGCGCGAGGACTCGCTCGCCTTCCGCTTCTACGCCGACGGCGTGCGCGAGATCACGATCAAGGAGGGACTGGAGCCGCCGGAGCTTCGCGGCCTGCTCGACGTGCTCAAGCGCTCGACCGACGGCCCCTCCGGCCAGGATGACGTCGTGACGCTCCTCTGGGAGCGCGACTTCCGCCACGTCGAATACGTCTACATCCCGCTCGACGAGCTGATCGGCGATGCGTCGTCCGCGCCCAAGGGCCGCGAGGAGGAGGAGGCGGCGGGCGGCGAGCCGGGAGGCGGCCTTCCCTGGCCCGGCAGCGTCGCCGCGGAGGAGGAGCCCGAGGCGGCCGCGCCGCCCAGCTCCGATCCGGTGGGGCAGGCGATCGCGCCCGAGCGCTCGGACGACTGGGCCTCCGAGACGTCGGTGGACTCGGCCTGGGACGAGGCCGCCAGCGTGCAGTTCCGCATGACCGACGAGGAGCTCGCCACGCTCGAGGCCGGGATCCGGGAAGAGGAGTCGCGTCCCCTCGGATCCGAAGTGCTCGAGATCGTGGCGGCCATTCTCGAATCGGAGGAGGAGCCGGCCGGCTTTCTGGAATCGGCGGTGGCCTTCCAGCGCTTCATCGAGCTCGCGATCGAGGAGGCCGACATCGGGCGGGCCAACGCGCTGCTCGCCCGCCTCAAGACGATCGCCGCGAAGAAGGCCGAGCGTCACGCGGATTTCGCCGGCATCGCCGAGCAGGTGATCCGCGAGATCGGACGCCCCAGCTTCCTCGCGCAGGCCGCGCCCACACTGAACGCGCACCCCGAGATCGATCCGGCCGTGCTCACGAACTTCCTGATCCAGCTGGGCTCCGGCGCGGCTCCGGCCGTGTGCGACCTGCTCGGCCAGGTGAACCACGTGAAGCACCGGCGCGCGCTCTGCGAGGCGCTCGCCACGTCGTGCCGGGACGACGTCGAGATCCTGATCGGGCGCCTCGGCGACTCGCGCTGGTACGTCATCCGAAACGTCGTCTACGTGCTGGGTCGCATCGCGCATCAAGGGGTGGAGCGCGCGCTCGATCGGGCCCTGCACCATGAGGACGTCCGCGTGCGCAAGGAAGCCGTGCGGGCGCTGGGGAAGATCGAGAGCCCGACGAGCCGCGCCTATCTCATCTCCGCCTTCCGCGACGCCGACGCCGGCGTGCGGGTGCAGGCGGCCGCGACGCTGGCGGGCAAGCGCGACGAGCGCGCCGCCCAGAGCATCCTGCAGGTGATCGCCGCGCCCGAGTTCCCCCGGCGCGACCTGGGCGAGCGGCAGGCCTTCTTCGAGGCGCTGGGCCGTTCGGGCTCCGACGCTCTGGTGCCGCAGCTTTCGGCCACCCTCACCAAGGGGACCCTCTTCCGGGCCGGGAACGACGAGGACCGCTACCATGCCGCGCTCGCCCTCGCCTGGCTCGGCACGCCGGCCGCGCTGGCGGTGCTGAACCGCGAGCTTTCGGGCAAGCGCGAGCCGGTCCGGAAAGCGGTGGAGGCGGCGCTCACCGTGGTCCGAAACGCCGGGATGAACACGGTCGGGACGGCCAGGTCCGAGGAGGAGGGCGAATGA
- a CDS encoding HD-GYP domain-containing protein, which yields MSGITKTPPPGAQRRGGDEAARVAVQGRGLAIHLCVLLKTARVHDVGNVAFQGPLTNFMDTVEQMWTAEGDFKLQSIGDFLYLNQHRLRVDASSYPSYQYLIDEFKTRGISGFVFTGKLTPPEVKKFVRLFLDVDVKAADPFDEFAEALSKLSVERLVPLRAVVPNAGQIDSAEARDSRKAAKRTFYRAIESARTVMLSARDKRPIDLRKAKRAVQGIVDLILEEEFSLFGLTAIKNHDEYTFQHCVNVSILSIALGQRLGLSKKLLGELGVAAILHDLGKATIPPWVLNKPGKLTAEEWKLMTDHPVQGVKMIAKMRGLNDLALRAMIVAFEHHLNYDLSGYPQIGHEAKQTLFGRIVSIADCFDAMTAHRAYRRTPFTPYEALQQIVTKNRDKFDPLLLKAFINTVGMYPAGTVVLLDTNEIAVVTAHNAHDIFRPKVRVVADKERKRLEEGPVVDLSVRSEETGAFAVGIVSALNPEEYGVNVADALA from the coding sequence ATGAGCGGGATCACCAAGACCCCTCCTCCCGGCGCGCAGCGGCGCGGAGGGGACGAGGCGGCGCGCGTCGCGGTGCAGGGACGCGGTCTCGCGATCCACCTCTGCGTGCTGCTCAAGACCGCGCGCGTCCACGACGTCGGGAACGTGGCCTTCCAGGGCCCCCTCACCAACTTCATGGATACGGTCGAGCAGATGTGGACCGCCGAAGGGGATTTCAAGCTCCAGTCGATCGGCGACTTTCTCTATCTGAACCAGCACCGGCTCCGGGTCGACGCCTCTTCCTATCCGAGCTACCAGTACCTGATCGACGAGTTCAAGACGCGGGGCATATCGGGGTTCGTCTTCACCGGGAAGCTCACCCCTCCCGAGGTGAAGAAGTTCGTCCGGCTCTTCCTGGACGTGGACGTGAAGGCGGCCGATCCCTTCGACGAGTTCGCCGAGGCGCTCTCCAAGCTCTCGGTCGAGCGGCTGGTGCCGCTCCGCGCCGTGGTCCCGAACGCGGGGCAGATCGACAGCGCCGAGGCGCGCGACAGCCGGAAAGCGGCCAAGCGCACCTTCTACCGAGCCATCGAGTCGGCCCGCACCGTCATGCTGAGCGCGCGGGACAAGCGCCCCATCGACCTCCGGAAGGCGAAGCGCGCGGTGCAGGGGATCGTGGACCTGATCCTGGAGGAGGAGTTCTCGCTCTTCGGCCTCACGGCGATCAAGAACCACGACGAGTACACCTTTCAGCACTGCGTCAACGTCTCGATCCTCTCGATCGCGCTGGGACAGCGGCTCGGATTGTCGAAGAAGCTGCTGGGCGAGCTGGGGGTCGCGGCCATCCTCCACGACCTGGGCAAGGCGACGATCCCCCCCTGGGTGCTCAACAAGCCCGGCAAGCTCACGGCCGAGGAGTGGAAGCTGATGACCGATCACCCCGTCCAGGGGGTGAAGATGATCGCGAAGATGAGAGGGCTGAACGACCTGGCGCTGCGCGCCATGATCGTGGCGTTCGAGCACCATCTGAACTACGACCTGAGCGGATACCCGCAGATCGGGCACGAGGCGAAGCAGACCCTGTTCGGGCGCATCGTCTCGATCGCCGACTGCTTCGACGCCATGACCGCGCACCGCGCCTACCGGCGCACGCCCTTCACGCCCTACGAGGCGCTCCAGCAGATCGTCACGAAGAACCGCGACAAGTTCGACCCGCTGCTCCTCAAGGCCTTCATCAACACGGTCGGCATGTACCCCGCCGGCACCGTGGTGCTGCTCGACACGAACGAGATCGCGGTCGTGACCGCGCACAACGCCCACGACATCTTCCGCCCCAAGGTGCGGGTCGTGGCCGACAAGGAGCGGAAGCGGCTGGAGGAGGGTCCCGTCGTGGACCTGAGCGTCCGGAGCGAAGAGACCGGCGCCTTCGCGGTCGGCATCGTCTCCGCGCTGAACCCCGAGGAATACGGCGTCAACGTCGCCGACGCCCTGGCGTAA
- a CDS encoding C25 family cysteine peptidase, with amino-acid sequence MRKGVLSGVVLGALLTTMIPSRALALFGTPDSARGFAFSLLEWDTTLVNVLSNAQIAMASQGYNPTLYRQTQLNQNDSLSFSFIEEISTPFGAGAFFTHGTEADSLTAGTGGEPAIQFFDNFPLAYSKWQELVSSGVVSYAETKVDEVDHRGATYYAIILLSPGINRLAQPRNAVLNASASYGGGQYANWSANGTITMASYFPAGPLSTAPTDAAVFWARMRGLNGRFNRTFANARAATGLSSFPSLAGSSLVLAPWVDEVFPTDGDSVTGPQVAYISFDTGMDTTGTTDSLITVHDAVEFWGGALPKWTAPFSLDYKLFPDYTGLGWIQIDGARIRSEGGIPMNTDETNLIAGDTLLYFYPCRNPDRPAVAFHTRTATTVAGGNRIRFTTDWEHNTSSFTVERVGGSALPTLPSSGTGGPGVYEVLDPLGVAGDRYRLTEHQTGGRPDLRYDVFEARPQPMVFSGEPITYDQDSLAIEMELMDSDSCEIAPRSIPGRYVIIAPDDLCAALCPYDSLMSWLGVSTDIIPISQTFILGGIRGYLQYAAHFNTMYALLVGDANDGQWWDDPSKWINGWKYPRVGATGPHVPSQPELNMIPTFYTADADSPGVAMSFYTPYYASDLPYADVDNDGLPDLRVGRLPVHSAQEIYAYTAKLKGFLQASAPPGAPKTAFLTYAQDNGTLLGMSVEEDADEVEAVFPGASNVGRLTDTETTSWTYQHRESQADSVANAGPDRILWLASGAQRDIYANYWRLDQGWSMAHLSSPTTPGRFFVSLGLSCGMGNFDQTEDYTSCDSTGPDPAHCTGPIRPIPERLLFEPAKGAIAVIGPTRGTFQPANVILAKELIKHMYSSGYDLGTAFMLAQRNAIVHHPEYKNVFRSYVLLGDPVIGGPTITGIAEASAPGLRTGLSAPRPNPFNPSTMFEVTLASKGAVHFRIFDAQGRLVRTLLRGEVVGPGRIQVRWDGRNQAGNTVGSGVFFARMETEGSTFGRKLVMLK; translated from the coding sequence ATGCGCAAAGGAGTGTTGAGCGGTGTTGTTCTAGGGGCGCTTCTCACTACGATGATCCCGAGCCGAGCGCTCGCGTTGTTTGGTACGCCCGATTCCGCACGCGGATTTGCATTCTCCTTGCTCGAGTGGGACACGACCCTCGTCAACGTCCTCTCGAACGCTCAGATCGCGATGGCCTCACAGGGCTACAACCCAACTCTTTACCGTCAAACTCAACTCAACCAGAACGACTCGCTGTCGTTCTCCTTCATCGAAGAGATCAGCACGCCCTTCGGAGCGGGGGCGTTCTTCACTCATGGAACGGAGGCGGATTCACTCACGGCGGGTACCGGTGGGGAACCAGCAATCCAGTTCTTCGACAACTTTCCATTGGCGTATTCGAAGTGGCAAGAGCTTGTCAGTAGCGGCGTGGTGTCATACGCAGAGACCAAGGTCGACGAAGTGGATCATCGCGGCGCAACGTATTACGCCATCATCCTCCTTAGTCCGGGCATCAACCGTCTCGCACAACCGAGAAATGCAGTTCTCAACGCGAGCGCCTCGTACGGTGGGGGGCAGTACGCGAATTGGTCCGCGAACGGCACGATCACGATGGCCTCCTATTTCCCCGCCGGACCGCTCTCGACCGCTCCGACCGATGCGGCCGTATTCTGGGCGCGTATGCGCGGGCTGAACGGGCGGTTCAACCGAACGTTTGCCAACGCGCGAGCCGCTACGGGACTCTCCTCATTTCCATCATTGGCGGGCTCAAGTCTTGTCCTGGCGCCATGGGTGGATGAGGTGTTCCCAACCGACGGGGATTCCGTGACGGGGCCGCAGGTTGCTTACATCTCCTTTGACACCGGGATGGATACAACTGGAACGACCGACTCCCTCATCACGGTGCATGATGCCGTCGAGTTCTGGGGTGGGGCGTTGCCGAAGTGGACCGCTCCGTTTTCCCTCGACTACAAGCTATTCCCGGACTACACGGGGCTCGGCTGGATACAAATAGACGGAGCGCGGATTCGATCCGAGGGTGGCATACCGATGAACACCGATGAGACGAATCTCATCGCTGGAGATACCCTCTTGTACTTCTACCCTTGCAGGAATCCAGACCGGCCAGCCGTGGCGTTTCATACCCGAACGGCGACCACAGTAGCCGGAGGGAATCGGATTCGTTTCACAACCGACTGGGAGCACAACACGAGCTCGTTCACGGTTGAACGCGTAGGCGGTTCGGCACTCCCAACGCTTCCGTCGTCAGGCACAGGAGGACCAGGCGTCTACGAGGTTCTGGATCCCCTCGGCGTGGCTGGAGACCGGTATAGGCTTACGGAGCATCAGACCGGAGGTCGCCCAGATCTCCGCTACGACGTATTCGAGGCTCGCCCCCAACCCATGGTCTTCTCGGGCGAGCCCATAACGTATGATCAGGATTCGCTTGCCATAGAGATGGAATTGATGGACAGCGACAGCTGCGAGATCGCACCGAGGTCTATTCCAGGCAGGTATGTAATCATCGCACCCGACGATCTCTGTGCCGCTCTGTGTCCGTACGATTCCCTTATGTCGTGGCTGGGTGTGAGCACGGACATCATCCCGATCTCTCAGACCTTCATTCTGGGCGGCATCCGCGGCTACCTCCAGTATGCCGCACACTTCAACACGATGTACGCCCTGCTTGTCGGCGACGCGAACGATGGCCAGTGGTGGGACGATCCCAGCAAGTGGATCAATGGGTGGAAGTATCCTCGCGTTGGTGCTACAGGACCGCACGTACCTTCGCAGCCAGAATTGAACATGATCCCGACGTTTTATACGGCCGATGCCGACTCTCCCGGTGTGGCCATGTCCTTCTACACCCCGTACTACGCCTCTGACCTACCCTACGCCGATGTCGACAACGATGGCTTGCCGGATCTCAGAGTCGGGCGGCTACCTGTACACTCAGCACAGGAGATCTACGCCTACACCGCCAAGCTCAAAGGGTTCTTGCAGGCATCGGCGCCGCCTGGGGCCCCCAAAACTGCATTTCTAACCTATGCACAGGACAATGGGACCCTGCTCGGGATGTCAGTTGAGGAAGACGCCGACGAGGTGGAGGCCGTCTTTCCGGGGGCGAGCAATGTCGGTCGACTCACGGATACGGAGACCACGTCCTGGACTTATCAGCACCGTGAGAGTCAAGCTGACAGCGTTGCAAACGCGGGACCGGACCGGATCCTGTGGCTTGCCTCAGGGGCACAACGGGATATCTACGCGAACTACTGGCGCCTTGACCAGGGATGGAGCATGGCCCACCTCAGTTCGCCGACCACGCCAGGTAGATTCTTCGTTTCTCTTGGGCTCTCCTGCGGGATGGGGAACTTCGATCAAACAGAGGACTACACGAGTTGCGATTCGACCGGGCCCGATCCAGCGCACTGCACCGGCCCGATCCGCCCCATCCCCGAGCGTCTACTGTTTGAGCCAGCCAAAGGTGCGATCGCGGTAATCGGCCCGACGCGGGGCACCTTCCAGCCCGCCAATGTGATCCTTGCAAAGGAACTCATCAAGCATATGTACTCGTCTGGCTACGACTTAGGCACGGCATTCATGCTCGCGCAGCGAAACGCCATCGTGCACCACCCCGAGTACAAGAACGTATTTCGCTCGTACGTCCTCCTGGGTGATCCAGTGATAGGAGGTCCGACGATCACGGGAATAGCTGAGGCTTCTGCCCCGGGCTTGCGAACGGGACTCTCGGCGCCGAGACCCAATCCATTCAACCCCAGCACCATGTTTGAAGTGACCTTGGCATCGAAGGGTGCCGTACACTTCAGGATTTTCGATGCACAGGGAAGGCTCGTACGAACGCTTCTTCGCGGAGAGGTGGTGGGGCCGGGGCGAATCCAGGTGCGATGGGACGGGAGGAATCAGGCCGGCAACACAGTCGGTAGTGGAGTCTTCTTCGCAAGGATGGAGACCGAAGGGTCAACATTCGGACGAAAGCTGGTGATGTTGAAGTAG